From Hymenobacter sediminicola:
AGCCACTCGAAGGTGAACACGCGGTTCGGGGCCGTGCCCGTCGTCTGGTACTTAGCGGCACTACCGGTTCCTTCACCGGCCAGGTCGTCCCAGAGGGGCGCTACCAGCGGGCGGATAGCGGCAGCAGCGGCGTCCAGGTCGTTGGTCAGGCTGCTGGAGGCGGCACTGTTGAACGAGAGAAAGCCGTTGGAGCTGGCGTACACGTTGGTGTAGGGCACACCATCGAAGGCGAACGAAAAGCCGATGGGAATAGCGCCCGATATGGCATCGTCGTCCTGCACCGCTGTTGCTACCGTAGCTGTAGCTGGCAGCGGAGTGAACGTGCCTTGGGAAGCTGAAAATATGTAGGTATCTACCTGCGCCTGTGCCGTACTGACAGCGCAACTCATTCCGGCCACAATGGCTAAGGCGGTATGCCAGACGCGACGTGCTAACTGTAAACGTTTAAGCATGTGAAATTGGGTTGAGGAGGAAAAAAGGAATACTTTCCGGCTGAGCGCTTCACGCAACTGGCGAAGCCTGGTGTGGCAGCCAGCTGGAAAGATAAGCGTAGCCAGCGGCAATACAAGTCTCCCTCGTCATTTCCCTACAGCTTTCGGCCTAATCCATACCCCTGATTGTCAAATACATGCTTCCACTGCACACCCATTGATAGCGCATACACAGGAAACAAAAAAGCCCCGCCGGATAGGCAGGGCTTTTCAGTTGATGACAACCTCATCTCGCAGAGGAGGAGGGATTCGAACCCCCGGAGGTTTAACCCTCAACGGTTTTCAAGACCGCCGCAATCGACCACTCTGCCACTCCTCTGAGTGTATAAGGGCGCTATGCGGTTATCATCAAAAGAGCTTCCACGCTTTGGAAACTGTGGCAGAGAGGGGGGGATTCGAACCCCCGATACCCTTGCAGGTATAACGGATTTCGAATCCGTCGCATTCGACCACTCTGCCACCTCTCTAGGGTCCAAACTGAGTGGTTTGGGACGACAAAAGTAGCAGCACGCGCCACTTGCCGCAACTTTTACTTCTACATTTTTCCCGGCGCGACTGTCTTTTACGGTTTATAGCTCTCTGTGAGCTGATTATCAGCAGTTAAATTTTTGCTTCCCGACTGCGCAAACGGTTGAGCAGCCGCACGCCCGAAGGACCATTGCGCAGCCGGCCCGTCACGGCATCAATGCTCACATTGATTTCAAAGCCCAGAATCAAGGTCATGCATACGAAATCCAGCCACACCATAAAGCCCACCAGCGTACCAACGGAACCATAGAAGTGGTTGTAGGAGTCGAAGATCTTGACGTAGAGAATGAATAGGAACGACACCAGAAAAATCAGGAGCGTGGCCACCACCGCCCCTGCCGACAGAAACGGCCATTTGTCGTGCACTGGCGGCACGTAGTAATACACGAGGCAGGTGGTAAGCAGAAACAGCCCCACTACCGAGCCGTATTTGATGATGGTAATTAGTTCCGAAGTAAAGGTTTCAGGTACGATTTCGTGGTAGACCAGCGCATCGATGATGTAAGTGCCAAAGAAAATGCCCGCTACCGATACCAGCAACACCGACGACAGCACCACCGTCAGGAGCGTGGCAATGACCCGTTTGCGCACGTAAGTCCGCTTCTTGAACGAAGGATATTTCTTCTCAAATGCATCGAGCAGGGCCATGATACCGTTGGAGCTGAGCACCATAGCGGTAGCAAAACCGAACGAGAGGAGTCCGCCGTGCGGAATGTTCACGATATCCTCGATGGTGCCCGAAATGGCCAGGTACATTTCCCGCGGAATCAAGTCCGACAGAAACTGTAGAATGTCCAGATTCAGGTTAGGAATCGGGATATAGGGAATGAGCGTGAACAGGAAGATGATGGTGGGAAAGATGGCAATGGTGAGGTTGAACGCCATGTAGGAGGCGCGCTTCGCAATACCATCCAGCCGAATTTCCTGTAGCAGCCGGTCCACCACATCATACACTGAGGCCTGCCCGTGCGCAAACCGCAGCCGCTTCAGGAACACAATGGCCTTGCGGTAGCTGCGGCGGCGGCGTACGTCGGGCAAATGGTAGCGGCGGGTGGGAAAGCGCATGCAACGGATGGGTGAATTGTGTAGTGGATAAGCGGTTGGTGGTTCTGGATTACGAGTCAGAACTACCAACCATTCAACAATGCAGCCATTAAGCCATTCAAACTACTTCTTCAGAAATGCGGCCGGCGCCGGCGCATCTACGGGCGTTTTGGGCGGCGTAAGCGGGCCGCCGGTTTCGTCGTCGGAGAAGTAGCCAGCCAGTTTTTCCTGAATGTGTACCGGAATGGGCACAGGCCGGCCAGTTGCCATGCTCACGAACACCATTAACGTGTGGCCCTCGGTGAGCAGTTCCTGCGCCTCATTATAGATTTCGTACTCAAACAGTACCCGCGAGCCTTCGGCGGGCTGCCGGAGTAGCAGGCGCACCGTGAGCAGGTCGTCG
This genomic window contains:
- a CDS encoding YihY/virulence factor BrkB family protein, whose amino-acid sequence is MRFPTRRYHLPDVRRRRSYRKAIVFLKRLRFAHGQASVYDVVDRLLQEIRLDGIAKRASYMAFNLTIAIFPTIIFLFTLIPYIPIPNLNLDILQFLSDLIPREMYLAISGTIEDIVNIPHGGLLSFGFATAMVLSSNGIMALLDAFEKKYPSFKKRTYVRKRVIATLLTVVLSSVLLVSVAGIFFGTYIIDALVYHEIVPETFTSELITIIKYGSVVGLFLLTTCLVYYYVPPVHDKWPFLSAGAVVATLLIFLVSFLFILYVKIFDSYNHFYGSVGTLVGFMVWLDFVCMTLILGFEINVSIDAVTGRLRNGPSGVRLLNRLRSREAKI
- a CDS encoding acyl-CoA thioesterase: MYQSDTKIRVRYAETDQMGYVYHGNYAAYFEVCRTEAFRQLGISYKDLEAEGVGMPVGEIRTRFRRPARYDDLLTVRLLLRQPAEGSRVLFEYEIYNEAQELLTEGHTLMVFVSMATGRPVPIPVHIQEKLAGYFSDDETGGPLTPPKTPVDAPAPAAFLKK